The Oncorhynchus clarkii lewisi isolate Uvic-CL-2024 chromosome 20, UVic_Ocla_1.0, whole genome shotgun sequence nucleotide sequence gatgaacttcggatattttcactcacgagactcccaggtagatagccaaagttcatttttttccaaaatatgatttttgtaggcgaaatagctccgtttgttcttcacgaaATCGGCCgaaaattgcggtcaccacaacgctgaaaaatattccaaattagctccataatatcaacagaaacatggcaaatgttgtttataaacaatcctcaaggtgtttttcttatatctattcgataatatttTTCTTTCGGGACAATTACTTTTTCtataggaccgattggagtaatggctacctctgtattttacgagagaatctctctcggagccaccatgtgaccacttaagcaatgtggccgcctacggctattcttcaacagaaatgcataaaactacgtcacaatacTGTAGACACcgtggggaatacgtagaaagcataAGCTGGTTGATAgggcattcacagctcaatagggactcattggaacgcagcgcttccaaaacctggggcacttccggattggatttttctcaggctttcgcctgcaacatcagttctgttatactcacaggcaatatctttacagttgtggaaacgttagagtgttttctatccacagctgtcaattatatgcatattttagcatcttttcctgacaaaatatcctgtttaaaacgggaacgttttttttttccaaaaatgaaaatactgcccctagtaCCAAGAGGCTAGAGGCTTTCCATAGCCCCTAACTGCCCAGTGGCATTCACTAACCCCCTACACACACCGCAGCACGCTCTGTTGTGATGACACAGCTCAGCGGAGATAAAGATTTTTGGTGTCAACCTGTCACTCAATCATTTGaactttttttatatttttatacatACAGATAAAACTGAGAGGGCTAAGCCTCCCTTAGCTCCCTCATGGAGCTGGGTATGAGACAATggtcccagccccagccccacctTCAACTATCAACCCAAGTACCATCTCCCATACCCCAGCCCcacccccagccccagccccacccccagccccaacccccaaccccacccccagccccagccccatccaCAGCCCCAACCCCCAACTCCACTCTCAACCCCAGTACCATCTcccataccccagccccagccccacccCCAGCCCTCAACCCAAGTACCATCTcccataccccagccccagccccacccCCAGCCCTCAACCCAAGTACCATCTcccataccccagccccagccccagccccactCCCAGCCCTCAACCCCAGTACCATCTcccataccccagccccagccccacccCCTAGCCCTCAACTCAAGTACCATCTCCCATACCCCAGCCCcacccccagccccagccccacccTCAACCCCAGTACCATCTCCCATACCCAGGCCCCAGCCCcacctccagccccagccccacccccagccccagccccacccTCAACCCCAGTACCATCTcccataccccagccccagccccagccccacctccagccccagccccatctcCAGCCCCAACCCCACCCTCAACCCCAGTACCATTTcccataccccagccccagcccaacCCCCAGCCCTCAACCCCAGTACCATCTCCcatacctcagccccagccccaccCCCAGCCCCTGGGTTGTGTAAATTAAAACCATTTTATTATATTCTTGTGTTTTGTGGCAAGTGAACTTGGCATTGGGGTCAGTAGTGGCCTGCCCCAGCAGGGTGACACCAGATCCATCCTGACCTCCTTGCCCTCAGCCTGTCCTATCCTGCCGCAGAGTCAAAGAGATCTTCACCTCCATGGATTTCTTATTTGTGGTTCTGAGAATCAATGCTCAATGTTTCTTCCTCCCAGACAACCACAGGAGATCAGCATTTTTTTCTGCTGCTTTTTCTGCAGGGCTTCtgcttatctctctgtctgtgtgcgtgtgtttactgaacccatttcttgtttttgttaacATTTAACCTTTCCCGACTGTCTGCTCTTAGAAAACCACAAACCCCCATtgatcaatatctctctctctctctcctctctctctctctctctctctcctctctctctctctctctctcctctctctctatctcctctctcactctctctcctctctctcctctctctcctcctctctctctcctctctctctctctctctctctgtctctctcttcctctagaccttcctttgttctctctctcctctctctctctctctctctcctctctctcctctctctctctctcctctctctctctctctctctctctctctctctctcctctctctctctctctctctcctctcaattcaattcaattcaattcaagggctttattggcatgggaaacatgtgttaacattgccaaagcaagtgaggtagacaacatacaaagtgaatatataaagtgaaaaacaacaaaaattaacagtaaacattacacatacagaggtttcaaaacagtaaagacattacaaatgtcatattatatatatatatacagtgttttaacaatgtacaaatggttaaaggacacaagataaaataaataagcataaatatgggttgtatttacaatggtgtgtgttcttcactggttgcccttttctcgtggcaacaggtcacaaatcttgctgctgtgatgcacactgtggaatttcacccagtagatatgggagtttttcaaatttggatttgttttcgaattctttgtggatctgtgtaatctgagggaaatatgtctctctaatatggtcatacattgggcaggaggttaggaagtgcagctcagtttccacctcattttgtgggcagtgagcacatagcctgtcttctcttgagagccatgtctgcctacggcggcctttttcaatagcaaggctatgctcactgagtctgtacatagtcaaagatttcctttagTTTGGGTCAGTtaggtattctgccactctgtactctctgtttagggccaaatatcattatagtttgctctgttttttgataaattctttccaatgtgtcaagtaattatatttttctctctctctctctctctctctctatctccttgcctctctctctaATAAATGTACTTCCAGGAAACACAACATCTCCCTGATCAGTCACCCATTGTTTTCAAATAGTCTGATCTTAAATCCCAGGGTTGTCTCTAGCTCTGAACCTGTTCCCATCTCTCTGCTCAGGTGTTTTTAAACCCTCTTAAGGattggaccctttttttcaattttcacctaaatgacatacccaaatctaacttcctgtatttcaggacctgaagcaaggatatgcatattcttgattccatttgaaaggaaacactttgaaaattgtggaaatgtgaaattaatgtaggagaatataacaccttAGGTcttgtaaaagataatacaaagggaaaaaaatacatttaagaatttaagctttctgcgcatatcagatatgtctatgtcctgggaagtgttcttgttacttacaacctcatgctaatcacattagccaacgttagctcaacctcatgctaatcacattagcctacgttagctcaacctcatgctaatcacattagcgcacgttagctcaacctcatgctaatcacattagcctacgttagctcaacctcatgctaatcacattagcgcacgttagctcaacctcatgccaatcacattagcgcacgttagctcaacctcatgctaatcacatttgtgcacgttagctcaacctcatgctaatcacatttgTGCACGTTAGCTCAACTTTCccgtgagggggggggggggggggcgagggtCACCGAGGTTTAATAGTCCGATCTTAAATCCTAGGGTTGTCTCTGGCTCTGAACCTGTTCTCATCTCTCTGCTCAGGCCTGGAGACGGTGAGGGAGCGCGGAGGAACGTTCAGGAAAATAGCTGTGAATTGAAAGAGAAGCTGGTAGAAAGTGGGGCACTCTCCTCTTTGACAAAGTGAAGTGTTTGATGTGCTCTTAAAGCCCAGCCCagtggggaaggaggagagggtgagtggTGCAGAAGACTTCACACAGCTCCCAGCGACAGATTGTTGTGATTTTCTGAAAAGCATCATTTTTTTTTGCACTATTATCACCATGGCACCTCGCTATGACGATGACTGTAGTGGTTGGACTTCCTGGTGTGAAACCACACTGAAATGTCTTCACTTCAGTTGGGGGGTCCTCACATATGTCACTGTAGAATCTGCAATGTTTTGTCTCCTCTTGCGGAGTGAAGTCCTGTTGTGAAAGCTGAATGTTTTGGTGTTTAAACTGAATGTTGTTGTTATCTCCCAGAGATGAATGCAGACTAGACAAACACTACAATCTGGTGAGACCTATTCCctacaatggcaccctattccctacaatggcaccctattccctacactagGACCCTTACTGCTCTGGTCAAAGGTACTGGCTACAATGGCACTATATAGcgcatatggtgccatttgggatgtacactGTTCAGGATGACTGTTCTCAGATGTCTATATGTCTCTGTTCTCATCCCACAAAAAGcagtcttctcacgaaaacgtctgcaGAGCTCGAACGGTTCGGCCTAGagactaatatgaccccactatagTCATATAGTTCCTGACCCCACTGAGAATCAACACGAcgatgttctccgttttgctcaaTGTACCGCCGATGTGCCAAAGTCCGAAGCGTCCAAACAGTTTGTTCTGTTCCACTTTCTGCCATTCCACTTAATTCTGTTTCACTTTCTGCCATTCCACTTTATTCTGTTCCACTTTCTGCCATTCCACTTTATTCTGTTCCACTTTCTGCCATTCCACTTTATTCTGTTCCACTTTCTGCTATTCCACTTTATTCTGTTCCACGTTCTGCCATTCCACTTTATTCTGTTCCACTTTATGCTATTCCACTTTCTCATACAGTATCTCTCAGATAAACAGACACTGCAgaacaaacatgttttttttcactATCGTTTTTTTCCTAGGCCAAAAGACAAAAATCAATATttcattaaatcatttttttacaTTCAACAGACGCTGTTATCCAGAACGACTTGTGAGTTGATCCATTTTCATACCTGTCACTCTGTGGGAACCGAactcacaaccctggcattgcaaacGCTATGCTGCACCAACTAAGCAGCCCAGGACTTTTCTTATAAACTAACCAAAAACCCTGAAGAAGGCCAAATGCTGAAATTAGTTGATTTGACAacaataaataaacaataaataaatgcTTTTATCCTCTAGAACGCAAAATGTATATTTCTGCCTAAATAGACAAAAGTAATTATTTTTCATGACAGGACCATAAACATGAACTGATAATGAATGATTTACTTCCGTTGTCCTCTAAGAGTTGTTGAATGTCCCCTCTTCGTCTATGTATTCACAGGGCAGGAACAGAGCTTCCACATTGGTATGACACAGAGTGTGATTTCTAACAGAGCAAAGGGAGTATGACATACATGATTTATGACAAAaaagagatgtttgatgtgggtctggaaggagagtttacagtctaatcagacacctaggtatttgtagttgtccacatagtcTAAGTCAAAACTGTCCAGAGTcatgatgctggacaggcgggcgggtgcgggagtgtactgttagaggcgcgtgaccagaaagcatgctacactttgttttcctcctgtattgaacacagatcattcaattgtatcgattattaacgtttaaaatacctgaagttgtattacaaacgtagtttgaaatgttttggcaaaagtttacaggtaacttttgagatattttgtagtcacaagttggaacctgtgtttttctggatcaaacgcgtctAATAAATGGACGTTTCGGATATATatagacggaattaatcgaacaaaaggaccatctgTGATGTTTATGAGActtattggagtgccaacaaaagaagctcgtcaaaggtaaggcatgttttatatttttttatatttctgtgttttgcCTGCAGGattgaaatatggtttctctctttgtttacggaggtgctgtcctcagataatcgcatcgtttgctttcgccaaaaagcctttttgacatctgacatgttggctggattcacaagtgTAGATGTGAACTCTTGAGCCTAAAAATGGCACCCAACTGCAGAGGCCTTTGAAGCCTCCTGTGCAGATGTTATCACAGTACAGAACCCCTTGTATATTATAAATAACACTGCACGGAATAAGTACAAAAAGGAAGCTCCTCGAGGACAATCCAGAGACACTATTTCTGACTAAtttcagccttttgaaactacaaATACTTTCTGGAACGTGTTCTTTCATGTGCCTTAGTTACTTTTAAATTCTCTTTACACACTAATTAATTACTTTTTAATTCCCTTTACATACTAATTAATTACTTTTTAATTCCCTTTACATACTAATGAATTACTTTTTAATTCCCTTTACATACTAATTAATTACTTTTAAATTCCCTTTACATACTAATTAATTACTTTTAAATTCCCTTTACATACTAATTAATTACTTTTAAATTCCCTTTACATACTAATTAATTACTTTTTAATTCCCTTTACATACTAATTAATTACTTTTAAATTCTCTTTACACACTAATTAATTACTTTTAAATTCTCTTTACACACTAATTAATTACTTTTTAATTCCCTTTACATACTAATTAATTACTTTTAAATTCCCTTTACATACTAATTAATTACTTTTAAATTCCCTTTACATACTAATTAATTACTTTTTAATTCCCTTTACATACTAattaattacttttaaagaacctTTACATACTAATTAATTACTTTTAAATTCCCTTTACATACTAATTAATTACTTTTAAATTCCCTTTACATACTAATTAATTACTTTTAAATTCCCTTTACATACTAATTAGTTACTTTTAAATTCCCTTTACATACTAATTAATTACTTTTAAATTCCCTTTACATACTAATTAATTACTTTTAAATTCCCATTACATACTAATTAGTTACTTTTAAATTCCCTTTACATACTAATTAATTACTTTTAAATTCCCTTTACATACTAATTAATTACTTTTAAATTCCCTTTACATACTAATTAATTACTTTTTAATTCCCTTGACATAGGAATTgttcagtccttggttccaaggGAAGATGGGGACGATGCCAGAGCTAATGATGATGTTAAATTAAAAGagttctttcttaggtttttgcatgcttcatcaaaccatttgtcattgttgttgatTTTATTTATCTGCATGACATTATTAGATTTGAGAGGTCATACACATGTTAGGTTTTCTACTGacacattttgtccaggaagttgtttaaaagggattgaatttgttgttgctttATTGtgttttggtaggtttccaaactgcattccttccatctatagcatttcttaatgttactcagttcctttggctttgatgcctcatgattgagcatagctctgttcaagtagagtgtgattttgctgtggtctgatagaggtgtcagtgggctgactgtgaacgctctgagagactctgggttgaggtcagtgataaagtagtctacagtactactgccaagagatgaatcccctcgaagcctaccattggcTATGTACAGCCCCAGTGTGCGACaaagctgcaggagttgtgacccgtttttgttggttatgttgtcatagttgtgcctaggggggcatatgtgggagggaatgctgtcacctccaggtgtgtgtttgtccccctgtgtgctgagggtgtcaggttcttgtctaGTTCTGgaatttaggtcaccacagactagtacatgtccctgggcctggaaatgattgatttccccctccaggatggagaagctgtcttcattaaagtatggggattctagtggggggatataggtagcacacaggaggacatttttctctgttaggatcatttccttttgaatttctagccaaatgtagaatgttcctgttttgactcatttaatagagtgagttaggtctgctctataccaaattagcataccccctgagtcccttccctgtttcacacctggtagtttggtggatgggactaccagctctctgtaacctagagggcaaccagtgggtccatctcctctataccacccacctggtagtgtggtggatgggactaccagctctctgtaacctagagggcaaccagtgggtccgtctcctctataccacccacctggtagtgtggtagatgggactaccagctctctgtaacctagagggcaaccagtgggtccatctcttctataccacccacctggtagtgtggtggatgggactaccagctctctgtaacctagagggcaaccagtgggtccgtctcctctataccacccacctggtagtgtggtagatgggactaccagctctctgtaacctagagggcaaccagtgggtccatctcttctataccacccacctggtagtgtggtggatgggaccaccagctctctgtaatctagagggcaaccagtgggtccgtctcctctataccacccacctggtagtgtggtggatgggactaccagctctctgtaacctagagggcaaccagtgggtccgtctcctctataccacccacctggtagtgtggtggatgggaccaccagctctctgtaacctaaagggtaaccagtgggtctgtctcctctataccacccacctggtagtgtggtggatgggactaccagctctctgtaacctagagggcaaccagtgggtccgtctcctctataccaggtttcttgcaggatgacaatatctgtattaccgatttctttggtgaagtccgggttcctgctctttaggccaaaggcagatgacctcaggccttggatattccaggatgatatagtgaaggctttttgttccatagagtgtccaatgttgttggtcgtggtttggcctcaggccagtaagtttgagcagagcctgctgagcatctggtacattccattggcttgggcgagtgtgagcagagcctgctgagcatctggtacattccattggcttgggcgagtgtgagagtgggggttgggcgtatgtgtggcttccatgttgaggccctctttgcgggggtggggtgcatggggtgggcaggagtggcataagtctgatctgagggggcctaaatggggtgtgggcatggtgggggggtgttgagtggttggggtgggggtgtggatgtgtctggtggtgctgtggtctggatgtaattcctcttgccgtgggtcctctatgtgtaggtccagggtgGGGTCCtgctggtctgggtggggtgtctattgatctgttgctcctgtgtgaagtgttggggaaacgtttgagagcgatgtcctttagagttcgggcaaaggtgggcactgctgccttgtagaggtggacctggtcatagaggctgttcaagtccagggtggacctggtcatagaggctgttcaggtccagggtggagtggtgggccaggaaacatttggttttgaggcacagtcacgggaaatacttgtgtttacccgctgtatggtggcagggtctctctctctccctctctctccccctctccctctctctctgtctctctctctctccctctctctctccatcctctctcgctctctcactctctctctctctctccctctctctctgtctctctctctctccctctctctctccatcctctctcgctctctctctccatcctctccccctctctctctctctctgtctctctctctctctctctctctccccctctccatcctcccccctccacaGGGGATGCATTCAGTAATCTTTCGTGTGAGTAAAAGTTGTGACGGTGTGCGAGTGGTGGGCGGGACCCTCTGTTCTTTACTGCTCACTTAGCCCCTCTCTgcaccccgacacacacacacacaaacacacacacagaaacacacgtgCACACTCACCGACACAATTTATGAGGACAATTTGAAGACCCTCTGCGCACTACTGGAGCACTACTGATggatggagagggaaagagagagagagagagagagagagagagagagagagagagagagagagagagagagagagagagagagagagagagagagagagagagagagagagagagagagagagagagagagagagagagagagagagagagagagagagagagagagagagagagaggcagcagctGTGGTTAGGGAGGTAATCGTCTCCATAGGCTTTATTATTGTAAAAGTCAATGTTTCCTTCCCACCATCTGAATTACAATCTCATAGGTGGGAATCTGCAGCGGCAGAAAATAAGGTAGATGTGTGTGTTACGTGAATGTGTTTGGTGATATTGGGCTGTAAGAAATGCAGACTCTGTGATTGTAACGTTAAAACAGACATGAACTGTGAATCCTGCTCACACGTCTTGTAAAATGCCACTGACACACCCCAAATGTCActtgttccactgtctgtttttTGGGACCTTGATTTAATTCAATTTTTTAGTTGATACCTCAGACATCTCTCTCATGTGCTCGTATAATTTCTCTGTCCgtcgccctctttctctctacttctcttcGTCTCTTAcctcatctgtccatctctccaacCTGCCGAAGTCTTCAAACAAAACATTTCATTAAAAAtaaccatggggggggggggggggggggggggggggggggggggggggggggggggggggggggcag carries:
- the LOC139377188 gene encoding uncharacterized protein encodes the protein MELGMRQWSQPQPHLQLSTQVPSPIPQPHPQPQPHPQPQPPTPPPAPAPSTAPTPNSTLNPSTISHTPAPAPPPALNPSTISHTPAPAPPPALNPSTISHTPAPAPAPLPALNPSTISHTPAPAPPPSPQLKYHLPYPSPTPSPSPTLNPSTISHTQAPAPPPAPAPPPAPAPPSTPVPSPIPQPQPQPHLQPQPHLQPQPHPQPQYHFPYPSPSPTPSPQPQYHLPYLSPSPTPSPWVV